A section of the Stenotrophomonas acidaminiphila genome encodes:
- a CDS encoding GNAT family N-acetyltransferase: protein MGGLRISTDKGELDVPLIHRFLSTGAYWSPGVARETVERAIAGSLCFGGYLDGAGQVAFARVITDAATFAYLADVFVLPAHRGRGHAVQLMDAVVAHPQLQGLRRFMLATLDAHGLYARYGFVAPARPERLMEIVSAAT from the coding sequence ATGGGTGGGCTGCGCATCAGCACCGACAAGGGGGAACTCGACGTTCCCCTGATCCACCGCTTCCTCTCGACCGGGGCCTACTGGAGCCCCGGCGTTGCGAGGGAAACGGTGGAGCGTGCGATCGCCGGCTCGCTGTGCTTCGGCGGCTACCTTGATGGTGCCGGGCAGGTGGCGTTCGCGCGGGTCATCACCGACGCGGCCACGTTCGCCTACCTGGCCGACGTGTTCGTCCTGCCGGCGCATCGCGGGCGCGGGCATGCCGTGCAGCTGATGGACGCGGTCGTGGCCCATCCGCAGCTGCAGGGACTGCGCCGCTTCATGCTGGCGACGCTCGACGCGCATGGCCTGTACGCGCGCTACGGCTTCGTCGCGCCGGCCCGGCCAGAACGGCTGATGGAAATCGTCAGCGCCGCCACCTGA
- a CDS encoding acetylornithine deacetylase (catalyzes the formation of L-ornithine from N(2)-acetyl-L-ornithine): MTDLLDNTLAHLEKLVAFDTRNPPRAITTGGIFDYLRANLPGFQVEVTDHGAGAVSLYAVRGTPRYLFNVHLDTVPDSPHWSADPHVMRRLDDRVVGLGVCDIKGAAAALVAAANLSDGDAAFLFSSDEEANDPRCIAAFLARGIPYEAVLVAEPTLGEAVLAHRGISSVLMKFSGRAGHASGQQDAAASALHQAMRWGGRALDHVQSLAHARFGGLTGLRFNIGRVEGGIKANMIAPEAELRFGFRPLPSMDIDQLLATFAAFAEPAAAHFEETFRGPSLPSGDIARAEERRLAARDIAEELGLPIGNAVDFWTEASLFSAAGYTTMVYGPGDIAQAHTADEFVTLEQLQRYAGSVLTILQRGA; encoded by the coding sequence ATGACCGACCTGCTCGACAACACCCTGGCGCACCTGGAAAAGCTGGTGGCCTTCGACACCCGCAACCCGCCGCGCGCGATCACCACCGGCGGCATTTTCGATTACCTGCGCGCGAACCTGCCCGGGTTCCAGGTGGAGGTGACCGACCACGGCGCGGGCGCGGTCAGCCTGTACGCGGTGCGTGGCACGCCCAGATACCTGTTCAACGTGCACCTGGACACGGTGCCGGATTCGCCGCACTGGAGTGCCGATCCGCACGTGATGCGGCGCCTGGACGACCGCGTGGTCGGCCTCGGCGTATGCGACATCAAGGGCGCCGCGGCCGCGCTGGTGGCGGCCGCCAACCTCAGCGACGGCGATGCGGCCTTCCTGTTCTCCTCGGACGAAGAAGCCAACGACCCGCGCTGCATCGCGGCCTTCCTGGCCCGCGGCATCCCGTATGAGGCGGTGCTGGTGGCCGAGCCGACCCTGGGCGAGGCGGTGCTGGCGCACCGTGGCATCAGTTCGGTGCTGATGAAGTTCAGCGGCCGCGCCGGCCATGCCTCCGGGCAGCAGGACGCCGCGGCCAGCGCGCTGCACCAGGCCATGCGCTGGGGCGGCCGCGCGCTGGACCATGTGCAGTCGCTGGCGCATGCCCGCTTCGGCGGGCTGACCGGGCTGCGCTTCAACATCGGCCGCGTCGAAGGCGGCATCAAGGCCAACATGATCGCGCCCGAGGCCGAGCTGCGCTTCGGCTTCCGCCCGCTGCCGTCGATGGATATCGACCAGCTGCTGGCCACCTTTGCCGCTTTCGCCGAGCCGGCGGCCGCGCACTTCGAGGAGACCTTCCGCGGTCCGAGCCTGCCGTCCGGCGACATCGCCCGCGCCGAGGAACGCCGCCTGGCCGCGCGCGACATCGCCGAGGAGCTGGGCCTGCCGATCGGCAACGCGGTCGATTTCTGGACCGAGGCCTCGCTGTTCTCGGCCGCCGGCTACACCACGATGGTCTACGGCCCCGGCGACATCGCCCAGGCCCACACGGCCGACGAGTTCGTGACGCTGGAGCAGCTGCAGCGCTACGCCGGTTCGGTCCTCACCATCCTGCAGCGCGGCGCCTGA
- a CDS encoding acetylglutamate kinase — protein sequence MQPHRQTRQTIVRLLSSMASAKEISQYLKRFSQLDAKRFAVVKVGGAVLRDDLEALTSSLSFLQEVGLTPIVLHGAGPQLDAELAAAGIEKHTVNGLRVTTPEALAIVRKVFQQSNLQLVEALQQNGARATSITGGVFEAEYLDRDTYGLVGEVKRVNLAPIEASLRAGSIPVITSLGETPSGQILNVNADFAANELVQELQPYKIIFLTGTGGLLDADGRLIDSINLSTEYEHLIQQPWLHGGMKVKIEQIKDLLDRLPEESSVSITRPADLAKELFTHKGSGTLVRRGEKVLKATSWEQLDTARLKALIESSFGRRLVPDYFEKTRLLRAYVSENYRTAVILTDEAEGVYLDKFAVLDDAQGEGLGRAVWNVMLEETPQLFWRSRNGNPVNHFYYAESDGCYKLDHWKVFWFGASDFDRIRGFVEHCGRRKASLQG from the coding sequence ATGCAACCCCACCGCCAGACCCGCCAGACCATCGTGCGCCTGCTCTCGAGCATGGCCAGCGCGAAGGAGATCAGCCAGTACCTCAAGCGCTTCTCGCAGCTGGACGCCAAGCGCTTCGCCGTGGTCAAGGTCGGCGGCGCGGTGCTGCGCGACGACCTGGAGGCGCTGACGTCCTCGCTGTCGTTCCTGCAGGAAGTCGGGCTGACCCCGATCGTGCTGCACGGCGCCGGCCCGCAGCTCGATGCCGAGCTGGCGGCCGCCGGCATCGAGAAGCACACCGTCAACGGCCTGCGCGTGACCACCCCCGAAGCGCTGGCGATCGTGCGCAAGGTGTTCCAGCAGTCCAACCTGCAGCTGGTCGAGGCACTGCAGCAGAACGGCGCCCGCGCCACCTCCATCACCGGCGGCGTGTTCGAGGCCGAGTACCTGGACCGTGACACCTACGGGCTGGTCGGCGAGGTGAAGCGGGTCAACCTGGCGCCGATCGAGGCCAGCCTGCGCGCCGGCTCGATCCCGGTCATCACCTCGCTGGGCGAGACCCCGAGCGGGCAGATCCTCAACGTCAACGCCGACTTCGCCGCCAACGAACTGGTGCAGGAGCTGCAGCCGTACAAGATCATCTTCCTCACCGGCACCGGCGGCCTGCTCGATGCCGACGGCAGGCTGATCGATTCGATCAACCTGTCCACCGAGTACGAGCACCTGATCCAGCAGCCGTGGCTGCACGGTGGCATGAAGGTCAAGATCGAACAGATCAAGGACCTGCTGGACAGGCTGCCGGAGGAATCCTCGGTCTCGATCACGCGCCCGGCCGACCTGGCCAAGGAGCTGTTCACCCACAAGGGCTCCGGCACCCTGGTCCGGCGCGGCGAGAAGGTGCTCAAGGCCACGTCCTGGGAGCAGCTGGACACCGCGCGGCTGAAGGCACTGATCGAATCCAGCTTCGGCCGCAGGCTCGTACCCGACTATTTCGAGAAGACCCGGCTGCTGCGCGCCTATGTCAGCGAGAACTACCGTACCGCGGTGATCCTCACCGACGAGGCCGAGGGCGTGTACCTGGACAAGTTCGCCGTGCTCGACGACGCGCAGGGCGAAGGCCTGGGTCGCGCGGTATGGAACGTGATGCTGGAGGAAACCCCGCAGCTGTTCTGGCGCTCGCGCAACGGCAACCCGGTCAACCACTTCTACTACGCCGAGTCCGACGGCTGCTACAAGCTGGACCACTGGAAGGTGTTCTGGTTCGGCGCCAGCGACTTCGACCGCATCCGCGGCTTCGTCGAGCACTGCGGCCGGCGCAAGGCCAGCCTGCAGGGATGA